Proteins encoded by one window of Vibrio panuliri:
- a CDS encoding HD domain-containing phosphohydrolase, producing MHQVNRATILAVDDTPTVIDIVKSILSDEYTVQAATKAETAFKIISKRKPDLILLDVMMPDIDGYQMCEQLKASPETQDIPVIFLTAKSQEVNETTGLALGAVDYITKPICPTILKQRIKNHLSLKSARDQLAEQNELLENKVRERTRQLSDLQDVALVAMGALAESRDPETGNHIRRTQNYVRTLATELAKLDKYQSILLPEVITAMAKSAPLHDIGKVGVVDSILLKPGPLTAEEFEEMKRHTEYGYAAICAAEGSLGYADNFLLFAKEIVYCHHEKWDGSGYPRGLSGEDIPLSARIMALADVYDALISQRVYKPAFSHEKAIAIITEGRGHHFDPVLTDVFLANAEKFREIAVAYSDIVTSNQNVIKTEKSQSSVVS from the coding sequence ATGCATCAAGTCAATCGAGCCACCATATTAGCTGTCGACGACACACCAACGGTTATTGATATCGTCAAAAGTATCTTATCTGATGAATACACAGTGCAGGCCGCAACCAAAGCGGAGACGGCGTTCAAAATTATCAGCAAAAGAAAGCCTGATCTTATTTTGTTGGATGTAATGATGCCTGATATCGACGGTTACCAAATGTGTGAGCAGTTGAAAGCCAGCCCAGAAACCCAAGATATCCCTGTTATCTTCTTAACGGCTAAATCACAAGAGGTCAACGAAACCACGGGGTTAGCATTAGGCGCGGTGGATTACATCACTAAACCGATTTGTCCGACGATTTTAAAGCAAAGGATTAAGAACCACCTTTCACTTAAGTCCGCGCGAGACCAACTTGCAGAACAAAATGAATTGCTGGAAAACAAAGTGAGAGAACGAACTCGGCAGTTAAGTGATTTACAAGATGTCGCCTTGGTTGCGATGGGGGCACTGGCTGAGTCGCGCGATCCTGAGACTGGGAACCATATTAGACGAACACAAAACTACGTCAGGACATTAGCGACTGAATTGGCAAAGTTGGATAAGTACCAGTCGATACTGTTACCTGAAGTGATCACTGCAATGGCAAAGTCAGCACCTCTGCACGATATTGGCAAAGTCGGTGTTGTTGACAGCATCTTACTGAAACCGGGCCCACTCACGGCGGAAGAGTTTGAGGAGATGAAACGGCATACCGAGTATGGTTACGCTGCGATTTGTGCAGCAGAAGGGTCGCTTGGTTATGCCGACAACTTTTTGCTGTTTGCCAAGGAGATTGTCTATTGTCACCATGAAAAGTGGGATGGCAGTGGCTATCCGCGAGGACTAAGTGGTGAGGATATCCCGCTTTCAGCCCGTATCATGGCGCTTGCCGATGTGTACGATGCTCTGATTTCTCAGCGAGTCTACAAACCCGCATTTAGTCATGAAAAGGCGATAGCGATTATTACCGAAGGGCGAGGGCATCACTTTGATCCGGTGTTAACCGATGTGTTTCTTGCTAATGCAGAAAAGTTTAGAGAAATAGCGGTAGCTTATAGCGACATCGTCACCTCAAATCAAAATGTGATTAAAACGGAGAAGAGCCAGTCCTCTGTGGTGAGTTAG
- a CDS encoding response regulator, translating into MLWLGRRATKIQSKARIQWISVIVAFMLLMCSVSSGSSANEFEANPSSLRGDLTQDQVKNIAVELKYLDEVLTSSILSYAFSADEKWRDRYLDAETRLTALIGALLASQDSSDWPVIRELETAHFELVAIEMRVIDSVRANRLDQAMAQINGTEYHLHKERYMTALMALAKRIEQRVADRRQQNPLNLTQIEQQWLQENVVRVGVEDWPPMLYVDSEGELAGVSGDIVKQIALDTGMKIEIVTGSWRNLLSLFKKGQIDLLPHAYKNEARKTYGDFSTPYFLIRELYFVPDERSDLTRVADLTDATIAISAGYTTIDKIKDLYPNVQVLETAGIEEAITAVLDGRADAVLDAEMVVLNWLAEHKISGLRAIDEDVLSPSALHLWSNSQASELHSIVQKGLDSLDLRGVILSKNDWAQAVTPVLPAKTPLNLVESLKYVIVVAVILTAVLMLLISRVFKINDKLLAAKFGNKSFKRSMLAVQVVLCGVLIATALIVTRYAERKSVESINHNLSTVLESAHKRIGDWVDLELNSLSQLGKNPQLVAMVEQLLTVERKPSTLVSSPIQQQIREFIESRTGIAGSFGYFIISPDHISVSSRRDTNIGTVNLIERQRPDLMASALNGRRVFVPPIQSDVTLQDDGETNPPTMFFAVPVINADGKTIAVLTKRVDFQGFFSNVLSAGFIGKSGETYAIDKSGLLLSNVRFEQQLKQIGLLGEQQRSSLNIRVADPGIDLSSEPQAADPTWPLTLMAQSISERNSGRNLQGYNDYRGVPVVGKWVWDDVLNIGITAEMDVAEAYSLLSTFKMTVWSMLTVALVLMLGTSVFTMRVGTRATAALARTQVELERQVKQRTIELQIHSERTRNIIDHASDGIIVVDSQGTIVEFSPAAESIFGYRAAEVLSNGSVIDSMISPPFHRYYQQNTPNSLSQHNLVGEFVGYSNTGDAVDLEISVSESELAGKVLYTAIVRDVTERKVAERELKLAKKKAEEATQAKSDFLANMSHEIRTPMNAIIGMSYLAMRTKLDPQQADYVGKIQVSAENLLGIINDILDFSKIEAGKLDLEKTDFDLQMSVDNLVQLVAHKCQEKGLELLIDLDPDLPTQLVGDPLRLGQVLLNLTNNAVKFTEQGEIVVKAELVSIVDKQVLAQFTVRDTGIGMTQEQISRLFQSFSQADASTTRKYGGTGLGLTISRTLVELMEGEIWVTSETGSGSSFCFTAQFERSNQKSEPLKAARKLSNISVLIVDDSDTAREILHTLCHTLKIDAALASSAEEALEKITFAQQQSRPFDVVLTDWKMPNMDGLELACQVAQNKALTAKPYMILVTAYDKDELIRQAGSTKIDACLTKPVSASTLLDTLLSVITKDHAVSQRVICDKIDLNIAPEIAGAKVLLVEDNAINQQIATELLHLIGVEVVTANNGQEAVERVMSETFDIVLMDVQMPVMDGYQATIKIRETYDQQSLPIIAMTANAMAGDREKCLTAGMNEHLSKPINPNQVFQALANWIKPTGVVSDAPRLMEYIATEPTTELRIEGFDTASALARMGGNVAAYKKTLANVAASEADVVQRVVHAVANGEIQLAVIAAHSLKGIAGNIGAVDLVKPAEQLEHALALQQQQRRCEIGAGEQELLNQIDQRVCQMIAAIQVALAEDAQPVSQEGVDDVLCQQLIERLYVQMDDFDSAAVETFDQLLASSNGKFDSALAAQASQALNNYDFESAVPLIKQATLRFNHQDKEKV; encoded by the coding sequence ATGCTATGGCTAGGCAGGCGTGCAACTAAAATACAAAGCAAAGCACGCATACAATGGATTAGCGTGATCGTGGCGTTCATGCTGCTGATGTGCTCAGTATCGAGCGGGAGCAGTGCGAATGAGTTTGAAGCTAATCCTTCGTCTCTACGTGGTGACTTGACCCAAGACCAAGTAAAAAATATCGCAGTAGAGCTTAAGTACCTCGACGAGGTACTCACATCATCGATCTTAAGTTACGCCTTTTCTGCAGATGAAAAATGGCGTGACCGATATCTTGATGCTGAAACTCGGTTAACTGCACTCATTGGTGCGCTGCTCGCGAGTCAGGACTCAAGCGACTGGCCCGTGATCAGAGAACTAGAGACCGCGCATTTTGAGCTTGTGGCGATAGAAATGCGCGTGATTGACAGTGTCAGAGCGAATCGTCTTGACCAAGCGATGGCGCAAATTAATGGAACCGAATACCACTTGCATAAAGAGCGGTATATGACGGCATTGATGGCGCTAGCCAAACGAATCGAGCAGCGTGTCGCGGACCGTCGACAGCAAAACCCTCTCAATCTAACCCAAATAGAGCAACAATGGCTGCAAGAGAACGTTGTTCGTGTGGGCGTTGAGGATTGGCCACCAATGCTATATGTCGATAGTGAGGGTGAACTGGCTGGTGTGTCTGGCGATATCGTTAAGCAAATTGCTCTTGATACAGGGATGAAGATAGAAATTGTCACGGGGAGCTGGCGAAATCTATTGAGTTTGTTTAAGAAGGGGCAAATTGACCTTCTACCTCATGCTTACAAAAACGAAGCGCGAAAGACCTATGGCGATTTTTCGACCCCTTACTTTTTGATCCGAGAACTCTATTTTGTGCCGGATGAACGAAGCGACTTGACTCGGGTTGCCGACCTTACTGATGCGACGATTGCAATTTCGGCGGGTTACACCACCATCGATAAAATTAAAGATCTCTACCCAAATGTACAGGTGTTAGAGACCGCTGGTATTGAAGAGGCGATTACCGCCGTTCTCGATGGTCGAGCGGATGCGGTACTTGATGCGGAAATGGTCGTACTCAATTGGCTCGCTGAGCATAAAATTTCTGGTTTGCGAGCCATCGATGAAGATGTCTTGTCACCTTCGGCACTCCATTTGTGGTCAAACAGTCAAGCTTCTGAACTGCACTCAATTGTGCAAAAAGGTTTAGATTCGCTGGACTTGCGCGGCGTCATTTTGAGTAAAAATGATTGGGCGCAAGCGGTGACACCTGTTTTGCCAGCAAAAACGCCACTCAACCTGGTTGAGTCACTTAAGTACGTTATTGTGGTCGCCGTTATTCTTACTGCGGTATTAATGTTGTTGATTTCTCGTGTATTTAAAATCAACGATAAACTGCTGGCAGCAAAATTTGGCAATAAAAGCTTTAAACGTTCGATGTTGGCTGTGCAGGTGGTGTTGTGTGGAGTACTAATTGCGACGGCATTAATCGTCACCCGCTATGCCGAGCGCAAAAGCGTCGAGTCGATCAATCATAATCTATCGACCGTACTGGAATCGGCACACAAACGGATAGGGGATTGGGTAGATCTTGAGTTGAACAGCTTGAGCCAGTTGGGTAAGAACCCACAATTAGTGGCGATGGTGGAACAGTTGCTCACTGTTGAACGGAAACCTTCAACTTTGGTGAGCTCACCCATTCAGCAGCAGATCCGCGAATTTATTGAGTCAAGAACCGGCATTGCTGGCTCTTTTGGTTACTTTATCATTTCTCCTGACCATATTAGTGTCTCGTCACGGCGAGATACCAACATTGGTACGGTCAACTTGATTGAGCGTCAGCGTCCAGACTTAATGGCGAGCGCACTCAATGGTCGCAGAGTGTTTGTGCCTCCAATTCAATCCGATGTGACTTTGCAAGATGACGGTGAAACCAACCCTCCAACGATGTTTTTTGCGGTACCAGTGATTAATGCTGATGGTAAGACTATCGCTGTGCTGACTAAGCGTGTCGACTTTCAAGGGTTCTTTTCCAATGTGTTATCAGCGGGCTTTATTGGGAAGAGTGGTGAAACTTATGCCATCGATAAATCCGGCTTGTTGCTATCAAACGTCCGCTTTGAGCAGCAGCTTAAGCAGATTGGTTTGCTAGGTGAACAACAGCGTTCTTCATTAAATATTCGCGTTGCCGACCCTGGTATCGATTTATCTTCCGAGCCACAAGCGGCCGACCCAACTTGGCCTCTGACTTTGATGGCTCAAAGTATTTCAGAGCGTAATTCCGGGCGCAACCTGCAAGGATATAACGACTATCGCGGTGTTCCGGTTGTTGGCAAATGGGTGTGGGATGACGTGCTTAATATTGGTATCACAGCAGAAATGGATGTCGCAGAGGCGTATTCACTTTTGAGTACCTTCAAGATGACGGTTTGGTCGATGCTAACGGTTGCATTGGTTTTGATGCTGGGTACAAGTGTCTTCACCATGCGGGTTGGTACGCGAGCAACCGCTGCATTAGCACGGACACAAGTTGAGTTGGAACGGCAAGTCAAGCAAAGGACAATTGAACTGCAAATACATTCCGAGCGGACACGGAATATTATCGATCATGCTTCCGATGGCATCATTGTGGTCGACAGCCAAGGCACGATAGTTGAGTTTAGCCCAGCAGCAGAATCGATATTTGGCTACCGTGCAGCAGAGGTGTTGTCTAACGGCAGTGTTATCGATTCAATGATTTCACCGCCATTTCATCGCTATTATCAGCAAAACACTCCTAATTCCCTCAGTCAGCATAACTTGGTTGGTGAGTTTGTTGGTTACAGCAACACGGGGGATGCAGTCGATCTTGAGATATCTGTGAGTGAGTCAGAGTTGGCTGGAAAGGTACTCTACACCGCGATTGTGCGTGATGTGACGGAGCGTAAAGTGGCAGAGCGAGAGTTAAAACTCGCGAAGAAAAAGGCGGAAGAAGCGACGCAAGCCAAAAGTGATTTTCTCGCCAATATGAGTCATGAGATTCGCACACCGATGAATGCGATTATTGGTATGAGCTACTTAGCCATGCGAACGAAATTAGATCCACAACAAGCTGACTATGTTGGCAAAATTCAAGTCTCTGCTGAAAACCTGCTCGGCATCATCAACGATATTCTCGATTTCTCGAAAATTGAAGCAGGTAAATTGGACTTAGAAAAGACCGACTTTGATTTGCAGATGAGTGTCGATAACTTGGTGCAGTTAGTGGCGCATAAATGCCAAGAAAAGGGGTTGGAGCTCTTGATTGACCTTGATCCCGATCTACCCACTCAGTTAGTCGGCGACCCTCTGAGGTTAGGTCAGGTGCTACTAAACCTTACTAACAACGCTGTTAAGTTTACTGAGCAGGGCGAAATAGTCGTCAAAGCGGAGCTGGTTTCCATTGTTGATAAGCAAGTGCTTGCTCAGTTCACCGTACGCGATACGGGCATCGGCATGACTCAAGAGCAGATATCACGCCTATTCCAGTCATTTAGCCAAGCAGACGCATCAACGACGCGTAAATATGGTGGGACGGGCTTGGGGCTGACTATCTCTCGAACCTTGGTAGAACTGATGGAGGGGGAAATCTGGGTAACGAGTGAGACAGGAAGTGGCAGTTCTTTTTGCTTCACTGCGCAGTTTGAACGCTCGAACCAAAAGAGTGAGCCGCTCAAGGCTGCTCGAAAGCTTAGCAATATCTCAGTATTGATTGTCGATGACAGTGACACCGCCCGTGAGATTTTGCACACCCTATGCCACACATTGAAAATTGATGCCGCTTTAGCTTCATCGGCGGAGGAGGCATTGGAGAAAATCACCTTTGCCCAACAGCAAAGTCGCCCATTTGATGTGGTTCTAACCGACTGGAAGATGCCCAATATGGACGGCTTAGAGTTGGCTTGTCAGGTCGCACAAAACAAGGCGCTAACCGCTAAGCCTTATATGATTCTCGTAACTGCCTATGACAAAGATGAGCTAATTCGCCAAGCAGGAAGCACCAAGATTGACGCATGTCTGACTAAGCCAGTCAGCGCTTCCACGTTATTGGACACTTTGCTAAGTGTGATAACCAAAGATCACGCCGTCAGTCAGCGGGTAATTTGTGACAAGATTGATCTGAATATCGCCCCTGAAATCGCCGGCGCAAAAGTACTTTTAGTCGAGGATAATGCGATCAATCAGCAAATTGCAACGGAGTTGCTGCATCTAATTGGTGTTGAAGTAGTGACCGCAAACAATGGTCAGGAAGCGGTTGAGAGAGTCATGAGTGAAACGTTCGATATTGTATTGATGGACGTGCAAATGCCAGTGATGGATGGCTATCAAGCGACGATCAAAATCCGTGAGACCTATGACCAACAATCATTGCCTATTATCGCAATGACTGCCAATGCGATGGCGGGAGATCGTGAAAAGTGCCTCACTGCCGGTATGAATGAGCATTTATCCAAACCAATAAACCCAAATCAAGTATTCCAAGCATTGGCGAATTGGATTAAACCAACCGGTGTGGTTTCGGATGCGCCGCGCCTGATGGAGTACATTGCCACTGAGCCAACGACAGAGTTACGGATTGAAGGGTTCGATACTGCCAGCGCATTGGCGCGTATGGGGGGCAACGTGGCAGCGTATAAAAAGACCCTCGCCAATGTAGCGGCATCTGAAGCGGATGTGGTGCAACGTGTGGTTCATGCCGTTGCCAATGGCGAGATTCAATTGGCGGTGATTGCTGCCCATTCTCTAAAGGGAATTGCGGGCAATATTGGCGCTGTTGATTTAGTTAAACCTGCAGAGCAACTTGAACATGCGCTAGCGCTTCAACAGCAGCAACGTCGATGCGAAATAGGGGCTGGCGAGCAGGAATTATTGAATCAAATTGATCAACGGGTCTGCCAAATGATCGCCGCAATACAGGTTGCATTAGCCGAGGACGCGCAGCCAGTCAGTCAGGAAGGAGTCGATGACGTATTGTGCCAGCAACTTATTGAACGACTCTACGTTCAGATGGACGATTTTGATAGTGCTGCGGTGGAAACATTTGACCAACTATTGGCAAGTTCAAATGGCAAATTCGATTCAGCGTTAGCCGCACAGGCTTCACAAGCACTCAACAACTATGACTTTGAGTCAGCCGTGCCATTAATAAAACAAGCGACTCTTCGATTTAATCATCAGGATAAAGAGAAGGTGTAA
- the rluB gene encoding 23S rRNA pseudouridine(2605) synthase RluB: protein MNEKLQKVLARAGHGSRRELEALIKAGRVSVNGMVAKLGERLEDDNATVRIDGHVVSVKAQEEVVCRVLAYYKPEGELCTRHDPEGRRTVFDRLPKIRGSRWISVGRLDANTSGLLLFTTDGELANRLMHPSRQVEREYLVRVFGEVTEQKVKNLVRGVELEDGMARFEDVVYAGGEGMNHTFYVAINEGRNREVRRLWESQETTVSRLKRVRYGDIYLDKKLPRGGWMELPLKEVNYLRELVELRPERETMLDESKDATSRKRERSRSQKIRRAVKRHEERVNAPKGRSNNPSRRKPKSAAGAQASRNKPQKGQR from the coding sequence ATGAACGAAAAACTTCAGAAAGTATTGGCACGTGCTGGTCACGGTTCTCGACGCGAATTGGAAGCGTTGATTAAAGCGGGACGAGTAAGTGTGAACGGTATGGTTGCAAAGCTAGGCGAGCGTCTAGAAGATGACAACGCGACTGTTCGTATCGACGGCCACGTTGTGTCAGTAAAGGCACAAGAAGAAGTGGTTTGTCGCGTGTTGGCATACTACAAACCGGAAGGTGAACTGTGTACCCGTCACGATCCTGAAGGTCGTCGCACAGTATTTGATCGTCTGCCAAAAATCCGTGGTTCTCGTTGGATCTCTGTTGGTCGTCTAGATGCCAACACCTCAGGTCTTCTGCTATTCACGACTGATGGTGAGTTAGCTAACCGCTTAATGCACCCAAGTCGCCAAGTAGAACGTGAGTACCTGGTACGCGTATTTGGTGAAGTGACAGAGCAAAAAGTTAAGAACCTAGTACGTGGTGTGGAACTAGAAGACGGTATGGCGCGTTTTGAAGACGTAGTTTACGCTGGTGGCGAAGGTATGAACCATACTTTCTACGTTGCTATCAACGAAGGTCGTAACCGCGAAGTTCGTCGTTTGTGGGAATCACAAGAGACAACAGTTAGCCGTCTAAAGCGTGTTCGCTACGGTGACATTTACCTCGATAAAAAACTGCCGCGTGGTGGTTGGATGGAATTGCCACTGAAAGAAGTGAACTACTTACGTGAGCTAGTTGAACTACGCCCAGAACGTGAAACCATGCTGGATGAGAGTAAAGATGCAACGTCACGTAAGCGTGAACGTTCTCGTAGCCAAAAGATCCGTCGTGCGGTTAAACGTCATGAAGAACGTGTTAATGCGCCGAAAGGTCGTAGCAACAATCCTTCACGTCGTAAGCCAAAGAGTGCAGCCGGTGCTCAAGCTTCACGTAACAAACCTCAAAAAGGTCAACGTTAA
- a CDS encoding L-threonylcarbamoyladenylate synthase, with protein MSQFFYVHPENPQARLISQAVAIIRNGGVVVYPTDSGYALGCQLENKQALERICQIRRLDEKHNFTLLCRDLSELSLYARVDNTAFRLLKNNTPGPYTFIFKGTKEVPRRLMNSKRKTIGIRVPDNRIALDLLEALGEPLMSTSLILPGNDFTESDPEDIRDKLEHAVDVILNGGYLGEQPTTVVDFSDDEAKIVRIGSGDPVPFES; from the coding sequence ATGAGCCAGTTTTTTTATGTGCATCCCGAAAACCCACAGGCTCGCTTGATCAGTCAAGCGGTAGCAATCATTCGTAACGGGGGGGTGGTTGTTTATCCAACTGACTCTGGTTATGCACTTGGCTGCCAACTTGAAAATAAACAAGCGTTAGAGCGTATTTGTCAGATCCGTCGCTTGGATGAAAAACACAACTTTACGTTGCTGTGCCGTGATCTTTCGGAGCTGTCACTCTATGCTCGTGTGGATAACACGGCATTCCGTTTGTTAAAAAACAACACGCCGGGGCCTTACACCTTTATCTTTAAAGGAACCAAAGAAGTGCCACGTCGTCTAATGAACTCCAAGCGTAAAACCATCGGTATTCGTGTACCAGATAACCGTATTGCGCTAGATTTATTAGAAGCGTTGGGCGAGCCATTAATGTCAACGTCTTTGATTCTTCCGGGGAATGATTTTACCGAATCGGATCCTGAAGATATCCGTGACAAGTTAGAACACGCTGTGGATGTAATCCTTAATGGGGGTTACCTTGGCGAGCAGCCAACGACAGTGGTTGATTTTAGTGACGATGAAGCGAAAATTGTTCGTATTGGCTCAGGGGATCCAGTCCCATTTGAGTCGTAA
- the rnm gene encoding RNase RNM translates to MRIDLHSHTTASDGRFTPQELVDRAVSFNLDVLAITDHDTVDALAVAKQYVADQDLNLRIIDGIEISTVWENKDIHIVGLNIDPTNSALQTLIEEQQQHRIVRAELIATRLSKATREGVLEEVRELAGDAPITRAHFAAWLVKNGYAKTMQQVFKKYLTRNNPGYVPPNWCSMADAVMAIHAAGGQAVLAHPGRYDLTAKWIKRLISAFVEAKGDAMEVAQPQQGQQERRNLADYAIQYKLLASQGSDFHYPSPWMELGRNLWLPSGVEPVWKDWGIEPSHSDTPES, encoded by the coding sequence ATGCGAATTGATTTACACAGCCATACGACCGCGTCAGATGGTCGGTTTACTCCACAAGAGCTGGTTGACCGCGCAGTGAGTTTTAATTTGGATGTGTTAGCCATTACTGACCACGATACGGTAGATGCGCTTGCCGTAGCGAAGCAGTATGTCGCTGACCAAGATTTGAATCTGAGAATAATAGACGGGATTGAAATCTCAACGGTGTGGGAAAACAAAGACATCCATATCGTTGGTTTGAATATCGATCCGACTAACTCAGCGTTACAAACTTTGATTGAAGAGCAACAACAGCACCGTATCGTCCGTGCCGAACTGATAGCGACTCGATTGAGTAAAGCCACTCGAGAAGGTGTTTTGGAAGAAGTGAGAGAGTTGGCTGGTGATGCACCAATTACTCGCGCCCATTTTGCCGCGTGGTTGGTAAAAAATGGTTATGCCAAAACCATGCAGCAGGTGTTCAAGAAGTACCTAACGCGAAATAATCCCGGCTATGTACCACCAAACTGGTGCTCAATGGCGGATGCGGTAATGGCCATTCATGCCGCTGGTGGACAAGCCGTATTGGCGCATCCCGGCCGATATGACTTGACCGCGAAATGGATTAAGCGCTTAATCTCTGCGTTTGTTGAGGCCAAAGGTGACGCTATGGAAGTCGCCCAGCCACAACAAGGACAACAAGAAAGACGCAACTTGGCTGATTATGCTATACAATACAAACTATTAGCCTCCCAAGGCAGTGACTTTCATTATCCATCCCCTTGGATGGAGTTGGGACGCAATCTCTGGTTACCGTCAGGGGTTGAACCCGTGTGGAAAGATTGGGGTATTGAGCCTTCACATTCCGATACTCCAGAGAGCTAA
- a CDS encoding Trp operon leader peptide: MLQEFNQKQKTKVALTSPEREMSELAWWRTWTSSWWANVYF, from the coding sequence ATGTTACAAGAATTTAACCAAAAGCAGAAAACAAAAGTCGCACTGACTTCACCTGAGCGTGAAATGTCAGAGCTAGCTTGGTGGCGCACTTGGACAAGTTCTTGGTGGGCTAACGTGTACTTTTGA
- a CDS encoding anthranilate synthase component 1, translated as MNKAITIKTLAKVDVIHTDVPYAADPTQLFHTLCEGKTDSLLLESAEIDSKQNLKSLLVVDSAVRIVCHGHTVTMTALTVNGQALLKHLTHNINDNIAFTYSVDTLQLTFNQPSSTLDEDSRLREASSFDALRLIQHSFDLRHQDKHAIFIGGLFAYDLVANFEPLGEAPSTNQCPDYVFYVAETLLVIDHQTQSCQLQATRFDAKSSAAEIEKRLVDIAQACGELKALPKPKTHPTLEPVPSISDQDFCQTVRDLKQFVVQGDVFQVVPSRRFTLPCPSPLAAYKELKRSNPSPYMFYMQDELFTLFGASPESALKYETSTNQVEIYPIAGTRRRGKRANGDIDFDLDSRIELELRADTKENAEHMMLVDLARNDVARISAAGTRHVADLLKVDRYSHVMHLVSRVVGQLRDDLDALHAYQACMNMGTLTGAPKIRAMQLIRDVEQARRGSYGGAVGYLTGEGTLDTCIVIRSAYVENGFAQVQAGAGVVFDSDPQAEADETRGKAQAVISAIQTAHGE; from the coding sequence GTGAACAAGGCCATTACAATCAAGACACTAGCGAAAGTGGATGTGATCCATACTGACGTGCCGTATGCGGCGGATCCTACCCAGCTCTTTCACACGCTGTGCGAAGGGAAAACCGATAGTTTGCTGCTTGAGTCCGCAGAAATCGACTCGAAACAAAATCTCAAGAGCTTACTGGTGGTCGACTCGGCAGTGCGCATTGTCTGCCATGGTCATACGGTGACGATGACAGCTTTAACGGTGAACGGACAAGCCCTGCTTAAACACCTGACTCACAATATCAACGACAATATCGCTTTCACTTATTCAGTCGACACACTGCAACTCACATTTAATCAACCCAGCTCTACCCTAGATGAAGACTCGCGCTTACGTGAAGCCTCTTCTTTTGATGCGCTAAGACTGATCCAGCACAGCTTCGATCTGAGACATCAGGACAAACACGCTATTTTTATTGGCGGTCTATTTGCCTACGACCTTGTGGCAAACTTCGAACCGTTAGGTGAAGCGCCATCAACCAACCAGTGCCCAGACTACGTATTTTATGTCGCAGAGACATTGCTGGTCATTGACCATCAAACCCAAAGCTGTCAGTTACAGGCTACGCGCTTTGATGCAAAAAGTAGCGCAGCAGAAATTGAGAAACGCTTGGTGGATATCGCTCAAGCATGTGGAGAATTAAAAGCATTACCTAAGCCGAAAACCCATCCCACACTAGAGCCTGTACCTAGCATTTCCGACCAAGATTTTTGTCAAACCGTTCGAGACCTAAAACAGTTTGTCGTTCAAGGTGATGTGTTCCAAGTAGTGCCATCACGTCGTTTTACCCTGCCATGCCCCTCACCTCTTGCGGCATATAAAGAGCTAAAACGCAGTAACCCAAGCCCTTATATGTTTTACATGCAAGATGAACTCTTTACCTTGTTTGGCGCTTCACCAGAAAGCGCGCTGAAATATGAGACATCAACAAATCAAGTTGAGATTTACCCAATCGCGGGCACTCGTCGCCGTGGTAAACGTGCTAATGGTGACATTGACTTTGACTTAGATAGCCGTATCGAACTCGAACTTCGTGCTGACACTAAAGAAAATGCCGAGCATATGATGCTGGTTGATTTGGCCCGCAACGATGTCGCGCGCATATCAGCGGCGGGGACACGTCATGTGGCTGACTTGCTAAAAGTGGACCGCTATAGCCATGTGATGCATCTGGTATCCCGAGTTGTTGGGCAATTACGCGATGATCTTGATGCGCTGCACGCCTATCAAGCCTGTATGAACATGGGCACGCTTACTGGCGCACCTAAAATCCGTGCGATGCAACTTATCCGCGATGTCGAACAGGCCCGTCGAGGCAGCTATGGTGGCGCAGTTGGCTACCTAACTGGAGAAGGCACCTTAGATACTTGTATTGTGATTCGTTCCGCCTATGTTGAAAACGGCTTTGCTCAAGTACAAGCTGGCGCTGGCGTGGTTTTCGACTCCGATCCGCAAGCTGAGGCAGATGAAACTCGCGGCAAAGCGCAAGCGGTCATCTCAGCAATCCAAACCGCGCACGGGGAGTAA